Genomic segment of Arachis hypogaea cultivar Tifrunner chromosome 16, arahy.Tifrunner.gnm2.J5K5, whole genome shotgun sequence:
TAGTGTTAGTCTAAGCTTAAAGAAACCACCTTCCTTAATATGATATTATGATCTTAAATTTAATCCTAAAATTTACCTGTATATGACATAAAGATAACACTAGAaaatcgaaaagaaaaaaaaaaaaaaacataaaatgatATCATTTATGTTATCTAATGGCCAATCTATCTACCACCAATTGCCTAATGGCAAAATTTATGCCTTTGGAGGATTTGTTTTAGTATTATTATGGAAAATACATTAAGAGAAACATTTTGTATATTTAATTTCCCCTTATATACAGATATTATACACATCCTTTATTAATGAAACCTTTTTATCTGTATGTAATGACTAGACGTCACAAAAATTTTTTTCCGTTGACCCATGAGATATGTTCCAATGAGATAGGACTATAGGAGAAATCTTGTTTCCATGTGCATGTTTCCACACATGTTTGTTAGAGAGAAAGGTTAACATGGCTGAGTGTACATTGTACAACATCATTTGAGTGATTAGggagaaataataattaaaattgagtGAATAAGAAATAGGTCAACACTTGTTTTAGATAAGCAAAAGCTTGGATTTTCCCCTCCTTCCCAAAATCTTCTGTCCCTCCTTCCCGAATATTACAATGGTTTATAGGAATATACTTGCAagttttttttagaatattttttgaaGACATTtaatataggtttaattattacTCCTAAATACTTTATGAGCACTTAGATAAACTATATCTATATTCATGCCGTTCATAAATAGACTTtttaactaaacatgcaagatAATAATGGGCTATAGATAGGTGAAATACTACTTTTTCTACTTTTGTTTTTGTTCGATCTTTTGGAGCATACAATATCACTTTATTATAATAGTTTGAGAATGATTTAGTTAAGTGTTTTTAAGAATGATAATGGGAAGGATAGAAGCGAATTTTTGCCTTATCCAATTTCACTCtactttattctattctataaattCTACTTTGTTACTACTTGTAGGTAGTAAAAATTTGCACCTTAATTGGTCCTGCAAGATATTCAACCTTGATTCTATCCACTCCTAATCTCTTatgctaaattttgaatttgtatcCTCTGAAATAAAAAAGTTGATAAAGTGAAGGAACTATTAATTTTGTAACTTTCATGAAATATATAtcttattatcttaatttaaaagtgATTAACTCTTCAATTTATAACTTTCTCACTTTAGAGGATCTTGATCCTAAACTTTTTTATTGACTTATACCAGAGCCGATAAAGACGGTTATCTGTAGATACCAACCCTACCATGTCCCAAACAAAAACCCGCCTGCACTGAGTCAGGTAATTGCTCGTCCCATCGTATAGAGGCAGGTCGGGTACCGGTAGTTACGAGTTGTATTGTCATCGCTAAGTGCCCCATGAATCCATGAGCTCATGACCATGTGCGCAGAATAATTTCTCTCCACATAAGAATTGAGACTTTTAACACCAATTGctgttgtttttctttatttctttcttttttaaggaAATCGTCATTcactgaaaaaataaataaataaataagctaAAGCATGAATAGCACATCCAATTATATACCTTAATGAAAGTTCAGACATATGTCCGCCTTAGcgcaatttttttataattattggctCCTTTTGTGCAATTTGTACTTTTCAGGTGAGGAAACTCTACCGATTATACACTGATAACATATCTGAAAGGTTAAATTGGAATATAGACACCATCACTGCCTCAGATAGTTCAACTGCTGTTGGTTTTTTCAATCAATCCATGACCCTCTCTACAATAGGAGCCAAGCTTTTCCGGAGAATCGAAGTTAACATGGTAAGCTATCAACCATAACCAAAAGCATTGGATTGAACAGTACTTGCATATTCAGTTAATTAGTTTCCTAGTAACAGCTatgaattaattataatatttggtCATCTTTTTCTCACTAAAAAGAAAGGCATGCATTGGGAAAGGCCTCGTAATCCTCACTGCATAGACCCAAAGGAGAGACTGCAAGACTTGGAGGTACCAATCAGAGGGATGGACATTGCTTTATCAAGTTGCACTTCTTTTCCCATTGATGTCATTGATGAAGAGCTCAGAGGTGCCTTGATCCATTGCAAAGGAAGATTCAGCCAAAAATTAGATCAACAAGGCAAGTGTTTTGCACCTTTTGATGCAACCACCAACTTAGAGACCAAGAAGGAAATTTTGAACAGAAGCATTTCCAAAGCCTATAAAGATCTTCCAACTTCATTCTTCTTGTATTGTTTGCAACTTCTCCTAGACAATTCACCTGTGACAAAGAAAATTGACCACATGGtggagaaaacaaagaaaattggtGATTCCAAAAGGATCTTCAGAAAGATAGCAGAGGTTGTTATGAACTTTATGCCTAGCACTCACAACTTGGTTTTTGCATTCAAGTGCTCCCTTTCATTAGGTCTTGCTGTCTTCTTCGGTTTGACATATAATAAGGAAAATGGATATTGGTCAGGACTCACAATCGCTATCAGTTTTGATACTAGACGCCAACCAACGTTCTCGGTTGCAAATGCGCGCGGACAGGGAACAGCAATGGGATCAATCTATGGGGTTCTTTGTTGCTCCATTTTCCATAAATATGCGGATTTGAGGTTGTTGCCTCTTATACCATGGCTGGTTTTCTATACTTTTCTTAGGCATAGCAAAATGTATGGGCAATCTGGTGCGATTTCAGCTGTTATAGGAGCCTCACTTATCCTTGGTAGGAAGCATTACGGCCCTCCAACTCAATTCGCAATAACGAGAATCACCGAGGCCACGATAGGACTCGTTTGCTTCATCATTGTAGAGATTCTAGTGAGTCCCTCAAGAGCAACTACTCTAGCGAAAACTGCACTTTCGGAAAGCTTGGgaacacttgaagattgcatTAACAAAGACATGCCAATGCCATCTATAAGTTCTCAAGCACTAAGAGAAGGACAAAATAAGATGAAATCTCTGGTGTGTCAACTGGAAGCATTTATAGCAGAAGCTGATTTGGAGCCAAATTTCTGGTTCCTTCCATTTCATGGTGCTTGCTACCGAAAGATGCTCGAATCTCTATCAAGGACAGCAGACCTCTTACTCTTTGTGGCATACTCAGTGGAACAACTCACACAATTATCACAGAAGGGTAATGGAGGATCCGAGGTCGACCTACGAAACGGAATGAATGAGACTATAGAGAATTTTAAGAACAAAGTTGGCCCGACATTGAAATGCCTCGAAGAGATAACAAAGATGAAGTCGCTTAAGAAACTAGAGAAAGAGTTGAAGAAAAGAAATCTTCCTTGTGATATTGAGTCAGGAGAATATCCCAATGCAGAAACATTCTTGATTGGAGATGAGGACGTGGAAATCATTTTGGGGACTTTCTTCAAACACCTGGAGGGCGTAACTAGCAGAACTCACACTAACAGAGATGAGGAAATGCTTTTTCATTACAGTTGCTTGGGATTCTGCATTAGTAACTTGGTGAGAGAAATCATAAAGATTGAGAACCAAGTAAGAGAACTAATTATGTGGGAGAATCCATCAAATCAAGCGAACATGAAAGAAATTTATTGTAAGATTAGCACCTTGTGTTCACTGTCATAAGTGATCACAAGAAGTAGCTTTTCCTTGTGAATTATTAACCAATGTCGATGGTATCTTATTGTAAAATTATCTAactaaaagaacaagagaaatgATGGCATCTTATTTTATTACACACATTGTCTAGAATATTATACTCACTAGAAAAGAATTATCACTCAACCAAATTATGAATTTgcttctgttttcaatgcaaagaaCTGGAAGAGAATGACTCTATTGTACCGCTAGATCTAGCTGGTTTTATTTCTTCCAAATTGGTTAGAAATGGGGGATCGAGCCCAGTAGTTCAGAAAACAGAGGAGAGAGTTCGAGAGAGCATACTTATTAGAATCGAACCGACAATCAACCCATATGACTGGGTCACTGggttactggttcaaccggtaaGTTACTGATTCATCCGGTTGATCcgatcataattaaaaaaaatataaaattatataaataaaattaaaattatgtattaaaatttaaaatgtaagtctttataaacataataataataatcaaatattaattttgttCATATTTATGTCTGAATCTCTATagacaaataaaagaaatatatttAAACAGAAGTTTTGTTCATATTTATGCCTGAATTTCTGTAGAAATATTACATAACCTATATACTCCTTGAGTTGTGGACTTGTGGCCACCTAGACAGATAAAAACAGGTAATAATGTTATATAtactgaaaagaagaaaaaataatactCCATCTTGAAAATGgtctaactaaaaataaagagTACAAAAACACCTCGTTCAAAGATAAGACTTCAGAGACCATTTAAGATATAATGATATATACTACAAAGTGAAATTACGCCAACAGACATGTTCAAAATGATCTAGCAAAGGGACcgttcaacaacaacaacaacaaagccttgtcccactaggtggggtcatctacatgaatcaaatgacgccattgtgctctctgtcatgtatcatgtctgcagagagaccgtttacatgtagatctcgtttgaccacctcatggatggtcttcttaggccTTCCTCTACCTTTCACCCCttctccatcttccatctcatccaccctcctgattgggtgttctgtcggtcttcttctcccatgtccaaaccacctgagacgcgattcaaccatcttttccacaatgggtgctacttcaactctctcccttatatcttcgttccttattttatccaatcgcgtatgaccactcatccatctcaacatcttcatctctaccacactcagcttatgttcgtgctcccatTTGAccacccaacactccgtaccataaagcataaccggtcttatagcagtgcgatataatttacctttaagttttaaaggcattttttttgtcacatataaaaccagatgcactctgccattttgaccaacctatttggatcctatgatttacatcctgttcaatctctccattatcctgtatgatgcacccaagatgcttaaaacttttaatttttggtaggatgttttctccaatcttcacctctatattagggtttttccttCTCAGATTGAACTTATATTCCATATATTCTGTCTTGTTATGGCTTAtacgcagaccatacacttctagagcttctctccataagtccaacttcttatttaggtcttcccttgactctcccataaggacgatatcatcggcaaaaagcatgcaccatgggataggctcttggatgtgctctgtcggtcttttattactacgatacctctccagtTCAAAATGATCCAGCATTTATATAGATTTATTACCAATAAATCTATAAGGAACCTAAAGAAAGATAACAAATTTGTACAAGAAGATCCTTACTAAACTGAATGTCCGAGAATTAACAAGTAAATGATCCCAAAACTACACCCAAGATGAACTATCAATACCTAATGCAGCATAAAATCACAATCCAGTTCAAAACATATCCAATTTCAAGAAATACACACTTCAAACAGGTAACCAACAATTCTACACCAAAAATCCAAACCCATAGTTTGAACTTAATAGGATCGGATCAGATCTAATGATCTCAAATCAAACTACAGACAAAACAAATATAAAGTTTTGACTCAAAACCATAATTTATAATAGGAAAAATATTATCAAAGAAAATATATGGAAGCAACAAACAGCATTTAATTTGATTTCCATTTTAGCTTCAGCAACAAAcattacaaaacagcaacaagtaatccctaatcacactaaacctgaaatcaatAAAGCTAACTGAGCATAATCCCTAATTACAAAACAGCAGCAAGTAATCCCTAATTACAAAATAgcaacaagtaatccctaatccCTAATCCTTTTTTAGCAGCAGcaagaaaatttcaacaaaaattttaagaattaaaaaaagagcagcagcacaaaatcaattatttgatttcaTTAATCCATTCACAACTTCACATTCAAAAATCAGCAAAAAGAgcataaaaggaagagaagaaccAAAGAAGTGAAAGCAGTGCCACTAACCTTCGACGGAGATACGGACGGCGACCGGCGAAACGACGGCGACCGGCGACACGGCGACAAGCTGCTCCAAGCCTCGAACAGAGAAGTCAGGGAGGGCGGGGACAGGGGAAAGGAGGACGCCGAGCTACAAGAAAGGGCCTAGGTTACAAAAGAGGACGCGGAGGCGCCGACAGCATGGACAGCAGTGGCACTACAACAGAACCATTGCAGGGAGAACCTACGGTTTAGTTGGGTGATTTTGAACTTTGCTTCAGAGTTTAGAGAGATGAAGCAAGCGTTGATGAAAGATTTGGGGCGAAGTTGAAACCCTAAACCCATACTCACGACGGAGGAAGTGTTGATGGCCGAAGCAGGAAAACGAGCTTAGCGCGACAGAGCTTGCGACGAGCTTGAGGCGGCGACGCGAGCTTGAGGTGGCGACGCGAGCTTGAGGGAGACTGGGAGAGAGTGGCGAGAGAAGAGAGATGTGAGATGGGTGTTGGTTCTAGGTTAGGGCACCACAACGCAGGGGAGTAAGTGATGAAGAGAACAGCACTGTTTTCCATTAAAAAAACCGGTCTGGGTTATATGAACCGGCCCGAGTCACTGTTTTTTATGAAATCCGGTGAGTCGAACCAATTTTCACTGGGTTTATTACTTAAATGATTCGACAAATAATTCGGTTCCACCAGATAACTAGGTAACCGGGTTTTCAGTCGAACCGACCAAATCAAACCGAATTTGATAACTAAACGAGAGAGTACGAGGAATTTtcagttataaaaaaaaaacaaataaattctttattttctaattcgaagataaatacatttttttattaattaaaaataaaaataattttttaaaaatacagaataattaaatttttttattcaaaatatataaaaataaacaaatcttctaaaaaaaatttaaaaaataaaaaatattttttatatttttaattagtgaaAATTTATTTGTGTTTAAACTAAAAGATTAGATACTCATTTACTCTTTTctcaaataataataactacgaagcacggacacttcgttgagttatcgtgtccgcgtgtcggacacatttcggatatgacactcaccgacactcgtccgacacacGTGTCTGCtatgtccaaccgtgtcttaataaacaataaaaaattcttctccggacaCGTCTgtacacacctaaataccatcacgtatccgcgtgtccagtcttattcttaacatatattctgaaaataaatttagatataatatatattattatttattaaaacaaaaaatattttaaatacttgatataattaaaataagacattaaaaataattaaaaattttaatttatattttaatatcaataaatatccaaaaatatcattacaatttatctaaaaaatattttatattttatatatatacgtgtccccgtgtcatgtaagactttaaaattcgcgtgtcggcgtgtcccgtgtcgtgtcgtgtcccgtgtccgtgtcagtgCCCGTACAtcatagaataataataaaaaaagaagaaaaagctaatTACTAATTAAGTAATCATTAATTAGTCACAAATAGAAATAGATATTTGTTATCTTATAAAAGACATATTTTACTAATGAAAAATATTATTCGTATatcaaaatcagttactaaaattagctgttaatatatttgtatataaatatatgtgtaatttaatttatttttaatatatatttatattcgaacatgtattttatactggtagataattttaatatatacgtaATAAAGCCTTTACTAAtataaacaaatatatttatttatttattataaatttaattattttaaaataatatattgaattattctgattattaattattaattaaaaatataaattaatatataactaattatataaatatatagtaattaatttagttatagaactaatatattttttctaaatttattgaaAATGAATTAATACCTAGTACTATGACTTATCTATTTGCCGCACTAAAAAATTTTCGCATGTAGGTTAAAACCCACAGATTAATTGATCTAAGATCACAACTCACGTAAATAATTCTATAGAATATTTTATTCGACTtttaaaattcaactaaaaaaagaGTTAATATTTAAATTCATCATAAAATTTGTCTTGAATCTCAAGAATAAATCTTGACTAAAACGAAGTGATGAAATATCTAATAATAACATTTAGTAGGTTAATATGAATGATAATACCACGTGTTTTAATATAATTTGTCCACATATCAATTTAGTATTATATATGTTACAATATAATTTGTCCATTTATTCTaacatgtatgtatgtattttttttttttttttgaaaaaaaagagtttaacaCAATACTGTGGAGCAGTCAAACAGAAAAacaatcaaaataaaagaaaccTAGTAACATTAAAAGAAGCTCTTTGGTCatcttcggcattgccatcaacaactaaaGGGGTCTACACCTCTCCACTCATTGTGGCTCAACACAGTCATGTGGGTGATTTCTTCAACACCTTTACTTTTATTCTGAAATATCCTTCTATTTCTCTCTAGTCAGATGTTCCAAACGATCACAGAAGCACGTCAGTCGTTGCTCTCTATCCTCCCTCCTCCTTGGCCATTCTGTCCAACCTAGAAAATGTTCTCTCATTAACCCTGGAATAGACATTATAGACCATTGTTGTCCAGTCATTGCTAACCAAGCACTCCACACCTGCCAGGTAAATTCACAGCATAGGAACAAGTGGTGCATGTGTTCCACACACTTATTGCATAGGACACAGATGTTGTCATCCTGGTTAATGATCCCCAAGCAACTTAATCGTTCTTTTGTATTCACCCTACCTAGCAGGACAAACCAAGCAAATAGTTCTACTCTAGGTGGAACTAACCTTTTCCAGATGGTCTTTGTAAAGTTGTAGCTTGTCACCTCCTCCGGGAGTATCGCCTCCTGCAAAACCTGAACAAATGAGTTAGTTGTATAAACTCTCtgtttatcaaattttcatactATTCTATCCTCTCTGTTTACTACTAGTTGCACAGGTCTTAATGTCTCATGTAATTGACCCAGTAGTCCCAACTCCCATTGAAAGAACTctctcctccattggaagttccaaatccaGTCTAACCCGTCCcaaaaacccacaatcccctataaaagatccacattggtttgaaacagagaaaagtCTGGAAAACCACTCTTTTAAAGGCCCACAGGCAACCAAATATCCTCCGAAAACCGCGTACGCCGCCCATCACCAATCTCCATAGATAAGCCTGTAACCATCTATGTATGTAACACTAATTATCTATGTTAGTATACTATGTTAATATGATGTTaatagaagaattttttattttaataataatttaattataataattaccgaaataaataatttaaaaaatatttattgaaataaatatccCTCTCTTATGATGGAGAGCGGAGCAACATATGATGGTAATGAACAAATTATTGATGGGGATTCTATTATTAATGAACATGCTGTTACTTATGTGGCCCAATGTGGCCCAAATGAAGTAAGATCCAGGAAAGGCGCTGATGGAAGCCGTATTGGGCTGGGTCACTCCAAGCTGGGTCGGGTTGGCAAGGGACCCAGCAGAAGCACTGGGCCAGTCTTTGTGCATACGCCGCAAAAGCATCTTCATGTGGTAGGGGCTGAGTGCGATAGACCTGAGGAGGATGAGACTTGCGACGGCGACTGCCGTTTGATGCTCTCCGGTGCGGTGGCCTCTCCGCGCCATCAGAGCAGCGCGGTAGGGGATGGGGTGAAGACGAATACCCTTGCCACCAGGGGTGCTGAAGACAGAGTTTCCCATGAGGACTCAGCCAAACCGCAGCGGAATTCGTTGTAGGGAGAAGCCACGTAACTCGCCTTCGGTGGTGCGCTAGCCAGGGGTGGTGCTGACAGTGAACGGGTAGCAGCCAAAAGGATCTATGATGCACTGGCTAGGGTTTGTTGTGATGGTACACACCATGAACGGGTTGACGGGGCAGTGATAGTGGAAGAGGGAATACAAGGGGTTGGGGCTACAAATACAGGGGCAATTGATGGTATTATTGATGGAGTCAGCTCTGAAAATAGGGAGGTTACTGAAGATTTAACCAATAAAGGCCTAGAAACTAACCTCTTGGGCAACAGAATTGGTGATAAGGAAG
This window contains:
- the LOC112759005 gene encoding uncharacterized protein, whose protein sequence is MSKIINTISSTRAEVWQARLGSALRTTLACTIVGCTSLYGPEPLRHYLEFPAFSYVTTILIVSDATLGDTLRGCCHVLFATVQVMIVSLLSLHVIGPTNFSNHTAAMMVAAGSFLVALPGSLELVAKRIAFGQLVIVHVSAAINSAAEAGVTVYPIHAASSTALGVVASILAMLVPYPRLAYYEVRKLYRLYTDNISERLNWNIDTITASDSSTAVGFFNQSMTLSTIGAKLFRRIEVNMKGMHWERPRNPHCIDPKERLQDLEVPIRGMDIALSSCTSFPIDVIDEELRGALIHCKGRFSQKLDQQGKCFAPFDATTNLETKKEILNRSISKAYKDLPTSFFLYCLQLLLDNSPVTKKIDHMVEKTKKIGDSKRIFRKIAEVVMNFMPSTHNLVFAFKCSLSLGLAVFFGLTYNKENGYWSGLTIAISFDTRRQPTFSVANARGQGTAMGSIYGVLCCSIFHKYADLRLLPLIPWLVFYTFLRHSKMYGQSGAISAVIGASLILGRKHYGPPTQFAITRITEATIGLVCFIIVEILVSPSRATTLAKTALSESLGTLEDCINKDMPMPSISSQALREGQNKMKSLVCQLEAFIAEADLEPNFWFLPFHGACYRKMLESLSRTADLLLFVAYSVEQLTQLSQKGNGGSEVDLRNGMNETIENFKNKVGPTLKCLEEITKMKSLKKLEKELKKRNLPCDIESGEYPNAETFLIGDEDVEIILGTFFKHLEGVTSRTHTNRDEEMLFHYSCLGFCISNLVREIIKIENQVRELIMWENPSNQANMKEIYCKISTLCSLS